Within Methanoculleus horonobensis, the genomic segment CAGCCTCCACGAGGATCTCAACCGCCATCCTGCTCGCGACCTCTCCGCAGGCATGCCCCCCGAGCCCGTCCGCGACGGCGAAGAGGTGATACCCGTTCGTCCGGCCGGCGAAATACGCGTCCTCGTTCTGCTTCCGCTTCCCGGTATCGGTCAGGGCCGCATACCGGAGCCCAGCCTCTCTCTTCACCTGCACTCCAGAGATTTCTCTCTGTCCGGGCGGATAGTCTTTTGGTGGCGGCATCTCCCGTCTGCCCCTCATGGGAACCCCCGGGTGAGGCCGTTCTCCTTCGCGCAACTGACGGCGTAACGGTAATCCTGCGCCGTTATCGGGCGTTGCAGCGCCGCAAGCGCCGGGCTCCTCCCTCCTTCGGACGCCCTCCATGCCGGGTGGTACTGGGCCATGACGTTCACGTAGGAGTCGCGCGAGATCTCCTCCGCGATGAACTTCATCACCATCTCGCTGTTCGCAAGGTTCCCCGGGAGCACCAGGTGCCTGATGATCATGCCCCGCACCGCAACGCCGTCCCTGACCTCGAGGTCGCCGACCTGCCGGTGCATCTCCTTTAATGCGGCCTGCATCCGGCCGGTGTAGCCGGGGGCGTGGGAGAGTTCCAGCGCCACGTCGTCCCGCCCGTACTTCGCGTCCGGCATGTAGATGTCGATGACGCCGTCGAGAAGCCGCAGGCTCTCCACGGCGTCGTAGCCGCCGCTATTGTAGACCAGCGGGATCTCGAGGCCCCGGGGGACGGCGAGGGAGACCGCACGGAGGATCTGGGGGACGACGTGCGAGGGGGAGACGAAGTTGATGTTGTGGCACCCGCGTTCCTGCAGGCGGAGCATGATCCCGGCAAGGTCTTCGCACGAGACCGCGTAGCCGGCCTCGCACTGGCTGATCTCGTAGTTCTGGCAGAACTCGCATCGCATGTTGCAGCCCGCAAAGAATACTGTCCCCGAACCGTTCCTCCCGACAAGCGGAGGCTCTTCGCCGAAATGCGGGCTGTAACTCGAGACCCTGGGCAGGAGGCCGGTCCGGCAGAACCCTTCCTCGTCCTCGATACGGTTCACGCGGCACTCCTGGGGGCAGACGACGCAGTCGCGGAGCGCCTCGTGCGCTCGCCGTGCCCGCTCCTCCAGTTCGCCGCTCCGGGATAGGCTCACGTATCCGGGTAGTTGTATTCGTTCTGCTTCGGCCATGATCCTCCCTGGGTGCGGAGGAGAAGAAAGTTTGTCCCCCCGATGCTTAACGATCCAGAGGGCAATTCCCGCCGGCCCAAAGGAGAACGCCGGAGCCGTCAACCACCGGGACCCGGTTTCCCGGACATTCCGGGTCTTTTCTTACATCTGCCATCTCTTCTGCGACAGAGGTCTTACATCTCCGGCCTCACCGTTCACTATCTCCGGCCCTCACTCATGCACATCGAATAATTTTGAAAATCTTTATCTACCAGGTAATGAATTTATCATCGTATGACCGGTGACCCTTACCATCCACACAGATTCCCTATCAAGGCCGTGATCGTCATTCTTGTCGTCATCGGCATAGCCGCTATCTGGGGCGGGCAGATCGCCTCGTCGGTAGGAACGGCGGTCACCGGGACGCTTGAAGCGTCGGGCCTCAGTTCACCGGAGGTCTCCACCGAGACCCTGGAGAAAGGATCGAAGACCATCAACTACCCGTATGTTCTCCGCGGCAA encodes:
- a CDS encoding radical SAM protein produces the protein MAEAERIQLPGYVSLSRSGELEERARRAHEALRDCVVCPQECRVNRIEDEEGFCRTGLLPRVSSYSPHFGEEPPLVGRNGSGTVFFAGCNMRCEFCQNYEISQCEAGYAVSCEDLAGIMLRLQERGCHNINFVSPSHVVPQILRAVSLAVPRGLEIPLVYNSGGYDAVESLRLLDGVIDIYMPDAKYGRDDVALELSHAPGYTGRMQAALKEMHRQVGDLEVRDGVAVRGMIIRHLVLPGNLANSEMVMKFIAEEISRDSYVNVMAQYHPAWRASEGGRSPALAALQRPITAQDYRYAVSCAKENGLTRGFP